The following DNA comes from Candidatus Binatia bacterium.
CTTCTGCGCAGGCATGATTGCCGTGTACCGCGTCGGGGTTGCGATCCCGACTCCCGGTATCGATGGCAAAGCCATGCAGGCGTTCTTCGCGGAGGCCGCGAACGACGTCTTCGGACTCGTGAACCTGTTCTCGGGTGGCGCTCTCGAGCGCTTCTCGATCTTCGCGCTGGGCATCATGCCCTACATCAGCGCTTCCATCATTCTACAGCTGCTGACGGTCGTCATCCCGACCCTCGAGAACCTCAAGAAAGAGGGCGAGGCGGGCCGGCGGAAGATCACGCAGTACACGCGGTACGGCACGGTCGTACTGGCGCTCATCCAGAGCCTGTTCATCAGCATCGGCTTAGAGCAGATTCAGGCTCCTGGCGGCGGCAGCGTTGTCTTCGAGCCGGGGTGGTCCTTCCGTCTGATGTCGATGCTGACCCTCACGGCCGGCACCGCCTTCATCATGTGGTTGGGTGAGCAGGTGACCGAGCGCGGCATCGGAAACGGTATCTCGCTAGTCATCTTCGCCGGCATTGTCTCGGCGATTCCGTCCGCGGTCACTACGACGTTCCAGTTCATGAACGAGGGCGAACTCTCGCTCTTCACGGTTCTCTTCATTGGGCTCGTGATGGTCGTGGTCGTCGGCTGCATCATCTTCGTCGAACGCGGGCACCGGCGGATTCCGGTCCAGTACGCCAAACGGGTGGTCGGCCGAAAGATGTACGGCGGTCAGAGCTCCCATTTGCCTCTCAAGATCAACACGGCCGGCGTCATTCCGCCGATTTTCGCCTCGTCGATCCTGATTTTCCCGGGCACCATCGCCAGCTTCCTCCAGCATCCCGTCGCGGATCGGGCTGCGGAGCTGCTGTCGCCGGGGAACCTTCTCTACAATGTTGTATACGTGGTGCTTATCATTTTCTTCTGTTACTTCTACACGGCCGTGACCTTCGACCCGGTGGAGGTCGCGGACAACATGAAGAAGTTTGGTGGGTACATCCCGGGGATTAGGCCCGGGAAGCGCACCGCGGAGTTCATCGACCGCATCCTGACCAGGATTACCCTGGGCGGGGCGATCTACGTCTCTGCGATCTGCGTATTGCCCACGGTCCTGATTCAACAGTTCAACGTGCCCTTCTTCTTCGGAGGAACGGCGCTACTGATCGTGGTGGGTGTCGCGCTGGACACAGTTGCCCAGATGGAGACCCACCTTCTCACGCGCAATTACGAAGGTTTCATGAAACGCGGACGCGTACGCGGCCGGCGCGGATAGCGATTCGCGAATCACGGAATGGGATCGAACCGATCGCACCTTGTCCTGTTGGGACCGCCTGGGGCTGGCAAAGGCACTCAGGCAGGGCTGCTGAGCACGGAGCTCAGCATTCCGCATATCTCCACAGGAGACATCCTTCGGGATGAGGTTCAGCGCGGTTCGGAGCTCGGGATCAAGGCTAAGGAATTGATGGATAAGGGAAATCTTGTGCCCGACGATGTCATGGTAGGCATCGTGCGGGACCGAATCGGGGGCTCGGATTGTACCTCCGGGTTCATCCTCGATGGATTCCCTCGTTCACTTCCCCAGGCCAGCGGCCTCGAGAACTTCGACGGCGACCTGCCGGCTCTGCTGGCCGTGAGTCTCGACGTCCCCCTGGGTGAAGTCGTCCGACGCCTTGGGCAGCGACGCACCTGTCGGAAGTGCAAGGCGATGTTCCACAGGACGCTCAACCCGCCCAGGGCGGAGGGCATCTGCGACAAGTGTGGCGGCGAGCTCTACCAGCGTGAGGACGACCAGAAGGACGTCATCCAGGCCCGCCTGCGTGTGTATCAGCGCGAGACCGAGCCGCTGCTCGAGTTCTACCGCAGTCGCGGCGCTCTCGTGGAGGTCGACGGAACCGGTTCTGCGCCGGACGTCTTCAAGATGCTTCTCTCAGGCCTCGGAGCGCACTCGTGATCCAGCGGCGAAGTGCAAAGGAACTCGACCTGATCCGCGCGGCTTGCCGCACGGTGGGTGAGATCCTGGTTCGTCTGTCGGAGAAGGTCCGGCCCGGCATTTCGACTGCCGATCTCGATCGGTTCGCCGAGGAATGGACCCGCGATAGTGGAGCGGTCCCGGCATTCAAGGGTTACGCCGTCGGCGGGAACGTTTACCCAGCGACTCTGTGCGTCTCGATCAACGAAGAAGTCGTGCACGGTATGCCGTCGTCCAAGCGGATTCTTGCAGGGGGCGACATCATCGGCCTCGACTTCGGAGTCGTTCGCGAAGGCTACTACGGCGACAGCGCCGTCACGATGGGCGTCGGGAACACGAGTGAGCAGGCGGACGATCTGATCCGCATCACGCGCGAGTCCCTCGACAAGGGCATCGAGCGGCTGCACGTCGGAAATCGCATCCGCGACGTATCCGAGGCGATCCAGACACACGCCGAGGCACATGGTTACGGCGTCGTTCGTG
Coding sequences within:
- a CDS encoding adenylate kinase, yielding MGSNRSHLVLLGPPGAGKGTQAGLLSTELSIPHISTGDILRDEVQRGSELGIKAKELMDKGNLVPDDVMVGIVRDRIGGSDCTSGFILDGFPRSLPQASGLENFDGDLPALLAVSLDVPLGEVVRRLGQRRTCRKCKAMFHRTLNPPRAEGICDKCGGELYQREDDQKDVIQARLRVYQRETEPLLEFYRSRGALVEVDGTGSAPDVFKMLLSGLGAHS
- the map gene encoding type I methionyl aminopeptidase; amino-acid sequence: MIQRRSAKELDLIRAACRTVGEILVRLSEKVRPGISTADLDRFAEEWTRDSGAVPAFKGYAVGGNVYPATLCVSINEEVVHGMPSSKRILAGGDIIGLDFGVVREGYYGDSAVTMGVGNTSEQADDLIRITRESLDKGIERLHVGNRIRDVSEAIQTHAEAHGYGVVRDFVGHGIGQRLHEEPQVPNYVGRGQNPRLKEGMVLAIEPMVCEGTYEVDVLDDGWTAVTRDGRLSAHFEHSVAVTSNGPEVLTRV
- the secY gene encoding preprotein translocase subunit SecY, whose amino-acid sequence is MTTGFSNTLRVEELKKRLLFCAGMIAVYRVGVAIPTPGIDGKAMQAFFAEAANDVFGLVNLFSGGALERFSIFALGIMPYISASIILQLLTVVIPTLENLKKEGEAGRRKITQYTRYGTVVLALIQSLFISIGLEQIQAPGGGSVVFEPGWSFRLMSMLTLTAGTAFIMWLGEQVTERGIGNGISLVIFAGIVSAIPSAVTTTFQFMNEGELSLFTVLFIGLVMVVVVGCIIFVERGHRRIPVQYAKRVVGRKMYGGQSSHLPLKINTAGVIPPIFASSILIFPGTIASFLQHPVADRAAELLSPGNLLYNVVYVVLIIFFCYFYTAVTFDPVEVADNMKKFGGYIPGIRPGKRTAEFIDRILTRITLGGAIYVSAICVLPTVLIQQFNVPFFFGGTALLIVVGVALDTVAQMETHLLTRNYEGFMKRGRVRGRRG